ACTCCCCTTGCTGGTATTTCCTGAACAGAATAAGATATTCTTCTTTGGTAATCATTCGGCTTAATTGATGGTCTCTATAGTCTTAGTATGCTTTTCAGCATCGCACACCCATGAAAAATAAAATATTTTAATCATCACTTAACAAACATTTCTTATTACTTTTAAAGTGCCATTACATTCCAGTCTAACGAAGTTGCCATCATTCATGCCTAATGTATTAAAATCCGATCTAGAACTTTGGCTAGCAGTTCGTAACGATAACGAATTGGCTTTTAATGAGCTCTTTCATCGCTATTGGTCCAGGTTATATAAAGCAGCCCAATACAAGCTCCGCGATAAAGAAACAAGCTCCGAAGTAGTACACGATATCTTCTTAAGCCTCTGGCAAAGACGCCATCAGTTAGAGATCAATAACTTTTCAGGATATCTGCTGATGTGTATCCGTTATCAGGTTTATACACGACTCAAGCCAGCCAAAGCACCCGTATCTTACCAGGCTCAGATGGAAGACAACACCTGTGCGTTAACATGGAACAAGGGTGAAATTAATATTCAGGAACACGAACTCCATGAAAGCCTGCAGGAATGCGTTAGCCAGCTGCCCAAACGCTGCCATGAGATCTTCCACCTTAGCAGAATAGAACACCTCTCCAACCAGGAAATAGCAGAACGCCTGGGCATCTCAAAAAAATCTGTGGAAAATCAGATCACCATGGCGTTGAAACATTTGAGAACTGCATTTGAAGGAGCAGGCATCTCCATTATACTGCTCGACTTCCTTCTCAGAAAATAAATTTACTCTACACTAACTTCCGCCAACGGCAACCAGCCGTCCGCAGTTATCGCTTCCTTAACAGCAAGTAGGATCCCTGCTCTATTGCTATTGGTAGTATCTGCTATAGCAACCGCCCAGCGGTAATCACCCTTAGCTAAAGCATCAGTTATGATAGAGGTAGTATAAGTTGCAGGTGCCCCGTTTAACCATTGCGATACATCTGTATTGTTCTCAACCCAAATGCCACATACGGCACCGCTCTTTTTGTCTGTTAACGCAAAAGCGACCTTGTATTTTTGATTCCACTGTGGCAGGTTCGAAGGACATATCCCGATTCCCAGGTTGCTCCAGCGATGCGTAATGGTAACAGGCCTGCCTTTTATAATCTTCCCGGGTAGCTTAATCTCTTCAGGATACAAACGGTAACCGCCTATGGCAATAAACTTTTTAACAAGCGGCATAGCAGTTTCAAACCACGACGAAGCTTCTTTCATATCCCTCAGGTCCATCATATTGGCATGGGCCGCTGCTGCATCATCAAATTCTCCTTGCCAGGCCTCGCCCCAATTCCTGTACCCCCTTGGATCTTTAAGATAACCATCACCATTATGAAGCCAGCCTCCTTCACAAATCACCGGCCGCCGTGGAAACCAGTCTGCAGCAAGCCGCTTCTCCCACTCCTTATAATAACCCGTCATACCAAATGCATCATGACGCAGTCCAAACCCCTTGGCAAACACGGCCTCAAGCAATGACCTGCTCAATGAATCGGGCGCGCCCCAATCTTTCGGCGTACCTATTAACCGGTGATAATTAATAACCAGGGGTACACGCGTAAAATACTGCTCATAAAGCCCGTTCACCCACTCAAACACTTTTACACGATTGGTATTATCAATATAATTCACAGAATGCGA
The Filimonas effusa genome window above contains:
- a CDS encoding RNA polymerase sigma factor, which produces MPNVLKSDLELWLAVRNDNELAFNELFHRYWSRLYKAAQYKLRDKETSSEVVHDIFLSLWQRRHQLEINNFSGYLLMCIRYQVYTRLKPAKAPVSYQAQMEDNTCALTWNKGEINIQEHELHESLQECVSQLPKRCHEIFHLSRIEHLSNQEIAERLGISKKSVENQITMALKHLRTAFEGAGISIILLDFLLRK
- a CDS encoding DUF4832 domain-containing protein is translated as MSKKLLLSKFILCYSGSLLLLLFLLVKDELLLFSSDKKKCMCINKGFLLLVIVLLRFQSLMAQETIVRLTPEKERNLGNPLTGWAIYANAFAKPDYWQQFDSLAIAYGGKGIGDFANVLYLRVAWSDMEPEEHVYGWKSNAIIKMLIAGAIERKMKLAFRIVVDSRDKPKDFTPGFVREAGARGFFSGRRGVWSPYVDDRVFQIKYEQFLKAFAAEFNKPALVDFIDAYGLGKWGESHSVNYIDNTNRVKVFEWVNGLYEQYFTRVPLVINYHRLIGTPKDWGAPDSLSRSLLEAVFAKGFGLRHDAFGMTGYYKEWEKRLAADWFPRRPVICEGGWLHNGDGYLKDPRGYRNWGEAWQGEFDDAAAAHANMMDLRDMKEASSWFETAMPLVKKFIAIGGYRLYPEEIKLPGKIIKGRPVTITHRWSNLGIGICPSNLPQWNQKYKVAFALTDKKSGAVCGIWVENNTDVSQWLNGAPATYTTSIITDALAKGDYRWAVAIADTTNSNRAGILLAVKEAITADGWLPLAEVSVE